Proteins found in one Magnolia sinica isolate HGM2019 chromosome 5, MsV1, whole genome shotgun sequence genomic segment:
- the LOC131247061 gene encoding uncharacterized protein LOC131247061: MQDPEGNPACFSPHDRLTDDPAAATKSGQSVVMSVYQTKITGQCRSVTVTWCKSLLVHGLSISVQGSDNQSSCKVELKPWSFWRKQGSKRFYIDGKPVDVFWDLKAVKFGREPEPQSDYYVAVVCEEEVVLLLGDLKKEAYRKTGSRPALIDASLVLRKEHIFGKKRFSTRAKFHEKGKNHGILIECSNNNTKRSNCGSSNSWESIEPEMVIRIDGHLAIHVKHLQWKFRGNESISIDKFRVEVYWDVHDWLFIPGLQHALFVFKPMSSSPSLPLSSSSLSSSMTPDTLSSSQTACSSLIDANSVGGPQGFCLYLYAWMLE, translated from the coding sequence ATGCAAGACCCAGAAGGCAATCCAGCATGTTTCTCACCCCATGATAGGCTGACTGACGATCCGGCAGCTGCCACCAAGTCCGGCCAGAGCGTTGTCATGTCTGTGTACCAAACGAAGATCACTGGCCAATGCCGTTCTGTTACAGTAACATGGTGCAAGAGCCTCTTGGTACACGGCCTTTCCATCTCTGTCCAAGGATCCGACAACCAATCTAGCTGCAAGGTGGAGCTAAAGCCTTGGTCTTTCTGGCGGAAACAGGGCTCTAAGCGCTTCTACATTGACGGAAAACCAGTCGACGTCTTTTGGGACCTGAAGGCCGTTAAATTTGGAAGAGAACCCGAGCCTCAGTCGGACTACTATGTCGCAGTGGTCTGCGAAGAGGAAGTGGTCTTGCTTCTTGGGGATCTCAAGAAAGAAGCCTACAGAAAGACAGGATCACGGCCGGCACTGATCGATGCCAGCTTGGTATTGAGGAAGGAGCATATCTTTGGCAAGAAGAGGTTCTCTACAAGAGCTAAATTCCACGAGAAAGGAAAGAACCACGGCATCTTAATCGAGTGTAGCAACAACAATACCAAGAGGAGCAACTGCGGCAGCAGTAATTCATGGGAGTCGATAGAACCCGAAATGGTGATAAGGATAGACGGACATCTTGCAATTCATGTGAAACATCTGCAATGGAAATTCCGAGGTAATGAATCCATCTCCATTGACAAATTTAGAGTAGAAGTGTACTGGGACGTCCATGATTGGCTTTTCATTCCCGGTTTGCAGCATGCTTTGTTCGTATTTAAGCCAATGTCATCATCACCGTCATTGCCACTATCATCCTCGTCATTGTCATCATCGATGACGCCTGATACTCTATCATCCTCACAAACTGCTTGTTCTAGCTTAATCGATGCTAACAGTGTAGGTGGCCCACAGGGTTTTTGCTTGTATCTGTATGCTTGGATGCTagaataa